A genomic stretch from Engraulis encrasicolus isolate BLACKSEA-1 chromosome 10, IST_EnEncr_1.0, whole genome shotgun sequence includes:
- the LOC134456407 gene encoding zinc finger protein 583-like, with protein sequence MGALKKHQVIHSEGKPFQCSDCGKSFSHTGNLKRHKRIHSGEKPFQCSDCGKSFSQMSHLRQHRMIHSGGKPFHCSDCGKCFSSTHDLKRHKRIHSGEKPYQCSDCGKRFSHTGDLKVHKRIHSGEKPFQCSDCGKSFSQMSNLKVHRKTHSGVKSFQCSYCGKSFSQMRYLQQHQMRHSAEKPFQCSDCGKRFSLTQDLKRHKRIHSGEKPFHCSDCRKSFSDIDGLKKHERIHSGEKPY encoded by the coding sequence ATGGGAGCTCTCAAGAAACACCAGGTGATCCACTCAGAGGgaaaaccatttcagtgctctgattgtggaaagagttttagtcacACTGGTAACCTCAAGAGACACAAGAGaatccattcaggggaaaaaccatttcaatgttctgattgtggaaagagttttagtcaaaTGAGCCATCTCCGCCAACACCGGATGATCCACTCTGGGGGAAAACCATTTCactgctctgattgtggaaagtgtTTTAGTAGCACTCACGACCtcaagagacacaagaggatccattcaggggaaaaaccatatcagtgctctgattgtggaaagcgtTTTAGTCACACTGGAGATCTCAAGGTacacaagaggatccattcaggggaaaaaccatttcaatgctctgattgtggaaagagttttagtcaaaTGTCTAATCTCAAGGTACACCGGAAGACACACTCGGGTGTAAAATCATTTCAATGTTCatattgtggaaagagttttagtcaaaTGAGATATCTCCAACAACACCAGATGAGACACTCTGCagaaaaaccatttcagtgctctgattgtggaaagcgtTTCAGTCTCACTCAAGACCtcaagagacacaagaggatccattcTGGGGAAAAACCATTTCATTGCTCTGATTGTAGAAAGAGTTTTAGCGACATTGATGGCCTGAAGAAACACgagaggatccattcaggggaaaaaccCTATtag